CGCCCGCCTCGGCGGCCTCGAAGGCGGCAAGACTGCCGGACCATGTGCGGAAGGTTTTGGCCGTGAAATTTCCCTGACCCAAGTCAGAGAGATAGGCATTCAGCTGGTCAGAGCCGAGCGCGCGTGGCGCTCCGTCCTCGTCGATCCAGGTGATCAGCTCCGCCCCCGGTAAATCGCGCGCCTGATCAAGCACTTTCAGCAGCTTGCGGTCGGTCAGGCGGCGGCGTATTTTCTTGCCGCCTTTGGCGGTATAGCTCAATCGCAGCCCGTCCTCGCAAAGCCGCATCTGGCGACGGCGCAGGGTCAGCGCCCCGTAGCTGCCATTGGCCTGCGTATAGGCCGCATTGCCCACGCGCATCGCCAGACGGTCGATCAGCAGCACCGCCGCGGCAAGGGCGAAGGACATCTCGCCCGGCCCCTCGGCCAGATCACGGGTGACCGCGCGCCGGATACGCGGCAAGGCATGGCCGAAACCGGTCAGGGTCTCGAATTTCTCTGCCGCCCGCGCCTCGGACCAGAGCGGATGATAGCGGTATTGCTTGCGCGTGCGGGCATCCAGCCCCGTGGCCTGTAAATGCCCGTTCTCGCGCGGCGAGATCCAGACCTCCTCATAGGCGGGCGGAATGCCCAGAGCTTCGATACGTGCGCGTTCGGGGCCACGGGCCAGCGTGGTGCCGTCGGGCAGCGTGTAGCTGAACCCGCGCCCACAGCGCCTGCGCGCGATGCCGGGACGGCTGTCGGGGTAAAAGCACAGCCCCTCTGGCAGATCTTCCGGCGCAGCCCGCACCTTCATCTGCGGTCCGCAGGCCGCCTGCAATGACGTCTTCTGCGGACTGGCTGATGCCGCCCCTGCCATTCACCCCGCCTCCAGTTCGGAGCCAAGCTTGAGCACCCGCGCCCCATCCTCCTGATGGATCTCGTAGGCGGGATTTTCGGCGCTGCCATTGCGGGTGATCGTGCTGCCATCGATCTGGCGCTCTACCCGCGTCTCATGGCGGCTGGCAATCTTGCCCCTGGCCTCGCCCTGCCCCCAGCTCCACGTGACCCACTGGCCGGTCCGGAACGCATTCCCCATCGCCTCTCTCCTCTTGCTGCCTGCGCAACGCCAACGGGATGGCCCGCAAGAAGTTCCCGAAAACGCGCGGGGTTCCCGAAAGGCGGCCTTGCCCCTATATCTGCGTCAACAGGAGGCCCCATGACCGCATCCCATCCCATTCCCTTCACCAATAGCTATGCCAATCTGCCCGAGCGGTTTTTCGCGCCGCAAGCCCCCACGCCGGTCTCTGCGCCCGCGCTGATTGCCGTCAATGACGCGCTGGCCCGCCAGCTTGGCATCGCCCCCGATTTCCTGCGCAGCCCCGAGGGCGTGGCCATGCTGGCGGGCAACCACCTGCCCGAAGGCGCCCAGCCGATTGCTCAGGCCTATGCGGGCCACCAGTTTGGCGGCTGGGTGCCGCAACTGGGCGATGGCCGTGCGGTGCTGCTTGGCGAGGTCACCACACCGCAGGGCAGCTATGACATCCAGCTCAAAGGAGCAGGCCCCACGCCCTTCTCGCGCCGTGGCGACGGTCGGGCATGGGTTGGCCCCGTGCTCCGCGAATATGTGGTCTCCGAGGCAATGGCCGCTCTTGGCCTGCCCACCACCCGCGCCTTGGGAGCGGCCTTTACCGGCGACACTGTCCTGCGCGATATGAAGCGGCGGCGGGGGGCGGTGCTGGCGCGGGTGGCCCGCAGCCATGTCCGCGTCGGCACGTTCCAGTATTTCGCGGCCCGTGGCGATGTCGAGGCGCTCCAGATCCTGACCGATCATGTCATCGCCAAGCTCTATCCCGACTGCCAGAACGCGCTGGATCTGCTACAGGCCGTTGTCGCGGCGCAGGCGCGCCTTATCGCCGGATGGATGAGCCTCGGCTTCATTCACGGCGTGATGAATACCGATAATATGGCAGTTTCCGGCGAGACCATCGATTACGGCCCCTGCGCCTTCAGCGATATCTACCATCCCGAGATGGTGTTCAGTTCCATCGACCAGTATGGCCGCTATGCCTATGGCGCGCAGCCGCAGGTCGCGCTGTGGAATCTGGCGCAATTCGCCACCTGTCTCGTGCCCCTGATGGGGCCGCAGGAGGCCGCAGTGGAACAGGCGACCGCAGCCATCAACACCTTCACACCGCTTTATCAGGCCGAATGGCTGGGCCGCTTCGGTCGCAAGATCGGTATCGCCGAGGCACAGCCCGAAGATCTTCCGCTGATTCAGGACTTCCTGACGGCCCTGGCACAGGGACAGGGCGATTTCACCCGCAGCTTTACCGCCTTGCGACGCGGCGAGGATGCGGCACAGGAACTCAGCGATCCGGCGCTGCTGGAGACCTGGACCTCGCGCTGGCAGACACGTCTGGCGCAGGAGGCGGACCCGCAGGGCGTGATGGCCGCCGCCAATCCGCTCCGTATTCCGCGCAACCACCGCGTTGAAGCCGCGATTATGGCCGCAGAAGATGGCGACCTGACCCCCTTCGAGACGCTTATGAAGGCTCTGGCGCAGCCCTATGGCGAGGCCCCTGAATTTGCCGCTTTCGAGGCAGCGCCCGCGCTTTCGGAACGGGTCATCCGCACCTTCTGCGGCACCTGATCCTAGCGCCCGCGCCCGCGCCGCCGCTTGCCGATCTTACGGAAAAAGCGGCGGTTGCGGGTCACGAAATCCTCGAAGAAGGCACGGGTAAAGCCGGGGCCGCGCCCGTAAAGATAGGCCCAGCCCGCCAAAGCCCCCAATGCGCCACCGATCACATCGACGATCAGATCGCCCATCGTATCCATCAGGCCCGATTTCTGCATATTCGTGCCGAAAATCTGGTCCATGCCGAATTCGAAAATCTCCCATAGCGCCCCGATCGTCACCGCGAAGGAAAAGGCGATCAGCGCCATCGCCCAACGGGGAGCGGCATAGCGGTCCCCTTCGAACAGCATGAAAACGAACACAAACCCCACCAGCCCGAAGCCAAGCGCCGAGCCCCCATGCAGCGCGATATCCCACCACCAGAAACGGTTGTAGAAATCGAATGCCTCACCGAGGAAGATGGTGGCGAAGATAAAGCCCGTCACCGCCACGACCAGCGCCGTGGGCATCGAGATCCCGATGCGCGAGCTGACATAAAGCGGCACCAGAGTCAGCACGAAGGTAAACAGGGCCACCCCCGCCAGCGGCCACTGACGCTCGAACAGCGCAAGCAGGAATTCAAAGGCCAGCATCCCCCAGATGACCTTGACCGGCCAAGGCTGCATACGGGCGATATCGAGGGGCGTCTTGCGTGTCATACGCGAAATATGGGACAACTCCGCCGCTTCGGAAAGACCACAGTGCTGCCCGACCCCACGCGATCACAAAAATTTTCGGATCAATCCGCCACGAAACGAGATTTTTTTCCGCAGACAGGGTGACAAACAGAACCGGCATTCTATATCGGGCCTCAAGATAGGCATGCTGATAACCAATGACTCTCCGAATAGCCTCGTACAATATCCACAAATGCGTCGGTGTTGATCGCCGTCGGGACCCGCATCGCATCATCGATGTCCTCAATACGCTCGATGCCGATGTCATCGCGTTGCAGGAAGTCGACAGGCGGCGCGGCGCGCGCCCTGCGGCCCTGTCGGCAAGCCTGATCGAGGCCGAAACCGACTTCCGCACCATCGAGCAACCCCGCACCGGCCCCGACAGTCTGGGCTGGCACGGGCAGGCGTTTCTGGTCAAGCGCGGGGTCGAGATGCTGTCCTGCACAGGGATCGAACTGCCGGGGCTGGAGCCGCGCGGAGCCTTGCATCTGAGCCTCAAGGCCGAGGAGGATCTGCCCTTCTCGATCTTTGCCGCCCATCTGGGGCTACGCCGCACCGACCGCCGTGCGCAATGGACGCGGATTGCCAAGGAAATGCTGGCCGCCTCTCCGTCGCCTGCACTGGCCATCGGTGATTTCAACGAATGGTCGGGCCGCAACGGCTTCGAGGCCCTGGGCGGGTTTACCGTCCATGCGCCCGGCGCGACCTACCCTTCGGTCGCACCGGTCGGCAAACTGGATCGAATCGTCACCTGCAACCGCGCCCATATCACCCATATGTCGGTGCATGACACGCAGCTGACCCGCCGTGCCTCCGACCACCTGCCGATCTGGGCCGATATCGGCGGGCTGCGTCGCAGACGCTGATCGCAAAAGCACGCCGCGCCCGCGGACCGGCCCTGCGCGGTCGCTTCATGCGGGCTGCGCATGTCGCCCCGTCACGGGGGCATTTCAGAAATTTCATCAAGTTGCGTCGCTAACAGCGCCGTTAGCGGTAACAACGCCCTTTTCACCACTGCCGCCCAAGGATATAGCTTGGCACGGCCCATACAGCACCAAAGTGCAATGACAAGGGAAGAGAGTATAATGAGCACCATCATCGACATCCACGCGCGCGAGATCCTCGACAGCCGCGGCAATCCGACCGTCGAGGTCGACGTGATTTTGGAAGACGGCACCATGGGTCGTGCGGCTGTTCCCTCGGGGGCCTCGACCGGCGCGCATGAAGCCGTTGAAAAGCGCGATGGCGACAAGTCGCGCTACATGGGCAAAGGCGTGCTTGACGCGGTTGCCGCCGTCAATGGCGAGATCGCCGAAGCACTGGTTGGCGCCGATGTGACCGAGCAGGTCGAGATTGACAATGCCATGATCGAACTTGACGGCACCGAGAACAAAAGCCGCCTTGGTGCGAACGCGATTCTCGGCGTGTCGCTGGCCTGTGCGAAGGCTGCCGCCGATTATACCACCCAGCCGCTTTACCGTTATGTCGGTGGCACCTCGGCCCGCGTTCTGCCGGTTTCGATGATGAATATCATCAACGGCGGCGAACATGCCGACAACCCGATCGACATCCAGGAATTCATGATCATGCCGGTTTCGGCCGAAAACATCCGCGACGCGGTGCGCATGGGGTCGGAAGTCTTCCACACGCTGAAAAAAGAGCTGACCGCGATGGGTCTGTCGACCGGCTTGGGCGATGAGGGTGGCTTTGCGCCGAACCTGTCCTCGACCAAGGAAGCGCTGGATGTGATCCTGAAATCCATCGAGAAAGCGGGCTACAAGCCGGGCGAGGATATCTATCTGGCGATGGATTGCGCCTCGACCGAATATTACAAGAACGGCAAATACGAGATGAAGGGCGAAGGCCTTTCGCTGACCTCGGAAGAAAACGCCGAATATCTGGTCAAGCTGTGCAACGAATATCCGATCATCTCGATCGAAGACGGTATGGCGGAAGATGACTGGGCGGGCTGGAAGATCCTGACCGAGAAGCTGGGCGACAAGATCCAGCTTGTGGGCGACGATCTCTTCGTGACCAACCCCAAGCGTCTGGCCGATGGCATCAAGCAGGGCGTGGCAAACTCCATGCTGGTGAAAGTGAACCAGATCGGCTCGCTGACCGAGACGCTGGCCGCCGTCGATATGGCGCACCGCGCACGCTACACCAACGTCATGTCGCACCGCTCGGGCGAGACCGAGGATGCGACCATCGCAGACCTCGCCGTGGCCACCAACTGCGGCCAGATCAAAACCGGCTCGCTGGCACGTTCGGACCGGTTGGCGAAATACAACCAGCTGATCCGCATCGAGGAAATGCTGGGCGAGACCGCGATCTACGCGGGCCGCTCGATCCTGAAATAATCCGGTCTCTCCGGTAAGATCCAAAGGCGCGGCACTGTCCGCGCCTTTTCTTTTGGCCAAGTTTGTTTGACCAGAGGTTTCCGCTTTCGGAAACCTGACAGGTGACTTTCGCGCAAGACGGAAAGCATTTGTCTGGCTAGTTTGCCCCCACGCACCGGTCGCGTCCACTCCCGTTTCCCAGCCTCCCGCCAAAGCCGCGCGGGGGGATCGAAAGGACATCCCATGCAACGACCGCTTCTTCTGGGCATTCTGGCCACCGCCTTCTGGGCCAGCAATTTCGACGCCACCCGCATCGCGCTTGAAAGCCTTGCCCCCCTGACCGCCGCCAGCCTGCGATTTGTCATTGCGATCATCGCCATCATGACTCTTCTGGCCTGCACCGAGGGGCTGGCACTGGCCCCGTTGCGCCGCAATCTTCTGGCCTTCCCCGCATTGGGCATTCTGGGGGTGGCAGGGTTCAATGCCGCGCTCTGTATCGGGCTGCAAAGCTCTAGCCCGCTGACGGGGGCACTGATCATGGCCACAACGCCGCTCAGCTCGACGCTTCTGGAAAGCCTTCTGACGCGCAAATGGCCTGCGGTGCAAACCTTCTGCGGTATGGCGCTGAGCCTGTTCGGGGTGGCGCTGGTGCTTGGCCGTGGCCATTTCGCGACGATAGGGGCAATGCTGACACCGGGAGATCTGGTGATCTTTGCAGGCTCTCTGGCGTGGGCGGCCTATGGTGTGGGGTGCAAACGCTTCGTAAAGGACGCCTCGCCATTGGCCATCTCAAGCTGGACCATGCTGTTCGGCACGATTGCCTTGGTGCTGACGTCGCTGACAGAGGGAAACCCGCTCCGCGCCGCGTGGCGGGCCGCTCCCGACGCGCTGCTGGCCTCGCTCTGGATGGGGATCGTGGGCTCGGCGCTGGCCTATATTTTCTGGACGATCGCGATTGCAGGACGGGGCGTGGCGCGCACGGCGATCCTGTTCAATCTCGTGCCGGTCTTTGCCATGCTGATCGGCTGGGGCATCGGCCAATCCCCCGCGCCGCTGCAGATCCTCGGCACGGCCATCACGATCCTCGGTGTCGCCCTGACGCAAATGCGCCTGTCGCGCTTGACAGCACGCCCGTCCCGCGGCCCAATCGCATCATGAGCATTGCCGATCAAATCATCAGAACTCTGGATCTGGCCCCCCATCCCGAAGGGGGCCATTACCGCCAGACATGGATCGCCGAGGGCACGGGCCGTGCTGCGGGCACCTGCATCTATTTCCTGCTGAAAGCCGGAGAGACCAGCCACTGGCACAGGATCGATTCCACCGAAATCTGGCTCTGGCATGCAGGGGCACCGCTGACGCTGTCGCTTTCGGCCAGCGACGCGGGGCCTGCAACCGACCACCGGCTTGGCCCCGACATTCTGTCGGGCGACCGCCCACAGGTGATTGTGCCGCCCCATCACTGGCAGGCCGCCCGCAGCACAGGCAGCTATAGCCTTGTCAGCTGCACCGTTTCCCCCGGCTTCCGCTTCGAGGGCTTCACGCTGGCGCCCGAAGGGTTCGACATCGCGCGCGGCTGATCAGTTGGTGCAGAAAAACCGCTGCCCCGTATCCGTGACCCCCCAGTATTCGACAAAATCGAAACCGTGATCGCTGCATAGGCCGCGCGCCTGCGCATAATTCTCGCCCGCAGGCGCGTCTTCGTCGAAGTCGTGATCGATTTCCGAGAAGGTGATCATCTGGCCGTTATAGATATAGCCCGAAGCCTCCTGCCCCGCCATCAGGGCCGGTCTGGGAAGATCGGGCAAAGCGGGAAGATCGGGAAGATGTGGCAGGAAATTGGGCGGCGCGATGCGCGAGGCGATCTCGGGGGTGTGCCCACATCCCCAAAGAAGAAAGGGCAACAAAATCATAAACTTGTTCATCCACTCGGCCTTTACGTATTTTTATCGTTGAAAAGCCGGGCAAATTTATGCCGATCACGCGGGCTCACAAACCCGAGATCCCGAAGGTGTTAACGAATGATTAATTCTGTTGCCGGAAAATCGCGCCTTTACACGGGGTAGTTGATCTGCCCGCCCCCGACTTGCGCAGCAACACCCGTGGTCGCCGGACCCGAGGTCGGCAGCCCCCGCGCCACCCTGACGGCCAGATAGGCAAACGCCTGCGCCTCCAGCATATCGCCATCCAGCCCCAGATCCTCGACAGGGGCCACCGCACAGGGCACACGCCTCGCGATCTCTGCCACCAGCGCCTCGTTCAGCCGCCCGCCGCCGCAGAGATAGAGATGTTGCGGCATCTCCCGGAAATGCTCGAACCCGCGGGCGACCGATGCCGCAGAACAGGCCGTCAGCGTGGCCGCCGCATCGGCATCGCCCAGCCCCGAAACCAGTTCCAGCACGCCATGAAAATCGTTCCGGTCCAGAGATTTCGGCGGTATTTTCAGAAAATACGGATGGGCAAGAAACGCCTCGACAACCGCCTCGTCAACCTTGCCCTGCGCGGCAAGCGCGCCACCTTCATCCTGACCGAGATTGAAGCGCAGCCGCATCAGGTCATTGATGGGAGCATTGGCAGGGCCGGTATCGAAGGCCAGCACCGCAGCCTCCTCCTCGGGGGCGGCGCGGCGCGGATCGACCCATGTGACATTGCCGACCCCGCCCAGATTGAGAAAGACACAAGGCGTGTCCAGCCCCGCCCATTTGGCGCAGGCAAAATGGAAATAAGGCACAAGCGGTGCCCCCTGCCCGCCAAGCCGGACATCCGCCGTGCGGAAATCCCAGACCACAGGCTTGCCCAGCACCTCCGCCAGCACCGCCCCATCGCCTGCCTGATGGGTCCCCCGCCCGCGCGGCTCATGCGCCAGCGTCTGGCCATGAAAGCCCACGATCTCGGCCTCGGAAAAGGCACTGAGAATTTCGGCATGCGCCGTCTCGACGACCTCTGCGGCAGGCTCGACCGCAGTCTCTCCCTGCCATGCCCCCAATGCGCTGTGCAGAACGCCCCGCTCGGCCTCGCTATAGGGCCGGTAATCGGAGCGCCCGAAATCCAGAATCCGCAGACCATCGGTCAATAGCAACGCCGCATCCACGCCATCAAGTGACGTGCCCGACATCGCGCCCACTGCCCAGACAGGACCTGCTTTCAACATGGCTTCCCCTTTACGTGACACAAGGATATACGCATGCCCATAAGAAAGGAACAAGCCAGATGACATACCATCCCAAATCGGACTTCCTGCGCACCATTATCGAGCGCGGATTCCTGGCCGACTGCACCGACCTGCAGGAGCTGGACCAGAAACTCTATTCCGGGACGGTCACTGCCTATATCGGCTATGACGCCACGGCCGCCTCGCTGCATGTGGGCCACCTGCTCAACATCATGCTGCTGCGCTGGTTCCAGAAATGCGGCCATAAGCCGATCACCCTGATGGGCGGCGGCACGACAAAAGTGGGCGACCCCTCCTTCCGCTCGGATGAACGCCCGCTTCTGGGGCCGGAGCAGATCCAGGCCAATATCGACGGCATGCAGAAAGTCTTCGCCCGCTACCTCGATTACAAAGAGGGCGGCAATGGCGCGCTGATGCTCAACAATGCCGAATGGCTCGACAGCCTGAACTACCTCGACTTCCTGCGCGATATCGGGCGGCATTTCTCGGTCAACCGCATGCTGTCGTTCGAGTCGGTGAAATCGCGTCTGGACCGTGAACAATCGCTGTCCTTCCTCGAATTCAACTACATGATCCTGCAGGCCTATGACTTCCTCGAACTGAACCGCCGCTATGATTGCGCGCTTCAGATGGGCGGCTCGGACCAATGGGGCAATATCATCAACGGGATCGACCTGACGCGCCGCGTGCTCGACCACGAGATCTTCGGCCTCACCACACCGCTCCTGACCACCTCCGACGGCCGCAAGATGGGCAAATCCCAAGGCGGCGCGATGTGGCTCAATGCCGAGATGCTCAGCCCCTATGAATTCTGGCAGTTCTGGCGCAACACCACGGACGCCGATGTGGGCCGCTTCCTCAAGCTTTACACCGAACTTCCGGTCGAGGAATGCGACCGTCTGGCAGCCCTTCAGGGCTCGGAAATCAACGAGGGCAAAATCATCCTCGCCCGCGAGGTGACCACCCTCCTGCACGGCGCCGATGCCGCCGCCGCCGCCGAAGCCACCGCGCGCGAAGTCTTCGAGAAGGGCGGCACCGGCGATGATCTGCCCACGCTGACCC
The sequence above is drawn from the Thioclava sp. GXIMD4216 genome and encodes:
- a CDS encoding DNA topoisomerase IB, translated to MKVRAAPEDLPEGLCFYPDSRPGIARRRCGRGFSYTLPDGTTLARGPERARIEALGIPPAYEEVWISPRENGHLQATGLDARTRKQYRYHPLWSEARAAEKFETLTGFGHALPRIRRAVTRDLAEGPGEMSFALAAAVLLIDRLAMRVGNAAYTQANGSYGALTLRRRQMRLCEDGLRLSYTAKGGKKIRRRLTDRKLLKVLDQARDLPGAELITWIDEDGAPRALGSDQLNAYLSDLGQGNFTAKTFRTWSGSLAAFEAAEAGGRTIKALSGAAAARLNNTPTVARNSYIHPKVIALAEARRLPDLEPVKLRGLSAAEARLLALLESPETRG
- a CDS encoding DUF2945 domain-containing protein; its protein translation is MGNAFRTGQWVTWSWGQGEARGKIASRHETRVERQIDGSTITRNGSAENPAYEIHQEDGARVLKLGSELEAG
- a CDS encoding YdiU family protein, coding for MTASHPIPFTNSYANLPERFFAPQAPTPVSAPALIAVNDALARQLGIAPDFLRSPEGVAMLAGNHLPEGAQPIAQAYAGHQFGGWVPQLGDGRAVLLGEVTTPQGSYDIQLKGAGPTPFSRRGDGRAWVGPVLREYVVSEAMAALGLPTTRALGAAFTGDTVLRDMKRRRGAVLARVARSHVRVGTFQYFAARGDVEALQILTDHVIAKLYPDCQNALDLLQAVVAAQARLIAGWMSLGFIHGVMNTDNMAVSGETIDYGPCAFSDIYHPEMVFSSIDQYGRYAYGAQPQVALWNLAQFATCLVPLMGPQEAAVEQATAAINTFTPLYQAEWLGRFGRKIGIAEAQPEDLPLIQDFLTALAQGQGDFTRSFTALRRGEDAAQELSDPALLETWTSRWQTRLAQEADPQGVMAAANPLRIPRNHRVEAAIMAAEDGDLTPFETLMKALAQPYGEAPEFAAFEAAPALSERVIRTFCGT
- a CDS encoding endonuclease/exonuclease/phosphatase family protein — encoded protein: MTLRIASYNIHKCVGVDRRRDPHRIIDVLNTLDADVIALQEVDRRRGARPAALSASLIEAETDFRTIEQPRTGPDSLGWHGQAFLVKRGVEMLSCTGIELPGLEPRGALHLSLKAEEDLPFSIFAAHLGLRRTDRRAQWTRIAKEMLAASPSPALAIGDFNEWSGRNGFEALGGFTVHAPGATYPSVAPVGKLDRIVTCNRAHITHMSVHDTQLTRRASDHLPIWADIGGLRRRR
- the eno gene encoding phosphopyruvate hydratase, whose amino-acid sequence is MSTIIDIHAREILDSRGNPTVEVDVILEDGTMGRAAVPSGASTGAHEAVEKRDGDKSRYMGKGVLDAVAAVNGEIAEALVGADVTEQVEIDNAMIELDGTENKSRLGANAILGVSLACAKAAADYTTQPLYRYVGGTSARVLPVSMMNIINGGEHADNPIDIQEFMIMPVSAENIRDAVRMGSEVFHTLKKELTAMGLSTGLGDEGGFAPNLSSTKEALDVILKSIEKAGYKPGEDIYLAMDCASTEYYKNGKYEMKGEGLSLTSEENAEYLVKLCNEYPIISIEDGMAEDDWAGWKILTEKLGDKIQLVGDDLFVTNPKRLADGIKQGVANSMLVKVNQIGSLTETLAAVDMAHRARYTNVMSHRSGETEDATIADLAVATNCGQIKTGSLARSDRLAKYNQLIRIEEMLGETAIYAGRSILK
- a CDS encoding DMT family transporter, encoding MQRPLLLGILATAFWASNFDATRIALESLAPLTAASLRFVIAIIAIMTLLACTEGLALAPLRRNLLAFPALGILGVAGFNAALCIGLQSSSPLTGALIMATTPLSSTLLESLLTRKWPAVQTFCGMALSLFGVALVLGRGHFATIGAMLTPGDLVIFAGSLAWAAYGVGCKRFVKDASPLAISSWTMLFGTIALVLTSLTEGNPLRAAWRAAPDALLASLWMGIVGSALAYIFWTIAIAGRGVARTAILFNLVPVFAMLIGWGIGQSPAPLQILGTAITILGVALTQMRLSRLTARPSRGPIAS
- a CDS encoding cupin domain-containing protein, giving the protein MSIADQIIRTLDLAPHPEGGHYRQTWIAEGTGRAAGTCIYFLLKAGETSHWHRIDSTEIWLWHAGAPLTLSLSASDAGPATDHRLGPDILSGDRPQVIVPPHHWQAARSTGSYSLVSCTVSPGFRFEGFTLAPEGFDIARG
- a CDS encoding anhydro-N-acetylmuramic acid kinase, encoding MLKAGPVWAVGAMSGTSLDGVDAALLLTDGLRILDFGRSDYRPYSEAERGVLHSALGAWQGETAVEPAAEVVETAHAEILSAFSEAEIVGFHGQTLAHEPRGRGTHQAGDGAVLAEVLGKPVVWDFRTADVRLGGQGAPLVPYFHFACAKWAGLDTPCVFLNLGGVGNVTWVDPRRAAPEEEAAVLAFDTGPANAPINDLMRLRFNLGQDEGGALAAQGKVDEAVVEAFLAHPYFLKIPPKSLDRNDFHGVLELVSGLGDADAAATLTACSAASVARGFEHFREMPQHLYLCGGGRLNEALVAEIARRVPCAVAPVEDLGLDGDMLEAQAFAYLAVRVARGLPTSGPATTGVAAQVGGGQINYPV
- the tyrS gene encoding tyrosine--tRNA ligase, which codes for MTYHPKSDFLRTIIERGFLADCTDLQELDQKLYSGTVTAYIGYDATAASLHVGHLLNIMLLRWFQKCGHKPITLMGGGTTKVGDPSFRSDERPLLGPEQIQANIDGMQKVFARYLDYKEGGNGALMLNNAEWLDSLNYLDFLRDIGRHFSVNRMLSFESVKSRLDREQSLSFLEFNYMILQAYDFLELNRRYDCALQMGGSDQWGNIINGIDLTRRVLDHEIFGLTTPLLTTSDGRKMGKSQGGAMWLNAEMLSPYEFWQFWRNTTDADVGRFLKLYTELPVEECDRLAALQGSEINEGKIILAREVTTLLHGADAAAAAEATAREVFEKGGTGDDLPTLTLSADELGDGISLAQLVTRSGLAKTGKDGKRLIGEGGLKVNDETCTEAGRMFTASDFETPVKLSAGKKRHALVQIG